AACCCCTCCCGATCCTGAGGCATCGTACGACGACGTCATCCAGCTGGACGCCCGCAGGGGCGATATCGTCATCATCCACGGCGCGACCTGGCACAGCAGCGGCGCCAATCGAACCCGGGAGGACCGGATGATCCTGCTGGGGTTCTTCTGCCGCTCGTTCATGAAGCCCCAGCAGGACCAGTTCAGGCTGGCCAGCCCCGAAGTCGTCGAACGGGCGACGCCGACCCTGAAGCGTCTGCTGGGATTCGAGTCGCAGTCGGGCATGCGAACCTGAGCCACGGACCTGAGTCCGCGGTTCGCACGTCGTCCAATTCGCAACTGAATCGTCACCTTCAACCCAATAGAAAGAACCATCATGTCCGATTCACCATCACCGGAAATCGTCCCCAAGACCTACACCTGTTACCGCACCTGCGGACCCATCGTGATCGACGGAAAGCTGAGCGATCCGTCCTGGATCCGGGCGCCTCGCACGGACCTCTTCGTCGACATCGAGGGCGACCTCAAGCCCATCCCACGCTTTGGCACGCGCGCCATGATGCTCTGGGACGACGAGTACTTCTACGTCGCCGCGGACATGGAGGAACCGGACGTCTGGGGCACCCTGACCAAGCGGGATTCCATCATCTGCCACGACAACGACTTCGAGGTGTTCATCGATCCCGACGGGGACACCAACCACTACATGGAGTTTGAGATCAACCCCCTGAACGCCGTGTGGGACCTGTACCTGCCCAAGCCCTACAACAAGGGCGGGAAAGCCGACCACGACTGGGACTTCGAGGGCGTGCGCCACGCCGTCCACATCGACGGAACGGTCAACTGCTCCCACGACGTGGACCGCGGCTGGTCCACCGAGATCGCCTTCCCCTGGACCAGCATGGCCGAGTACGCCGGGGTGGACTGCCCTCCGAAAGCAGGAGACAGCTGGCGGGTCAACTTCTCGCGGGTCGAGTGGGAGTTCGAGCGCTACAAGGACGGCTATCTGCGGAAAGAAGGCGTGCCCTGCGACAACTGGGTCTGGTCGCCGCAGGGCGAGGTCAACATGCACATCCCCGAGATGTGGGGACACGTGGTGTTTTCGGATACCGTCGTAGGAACGGCGGAGATGTGACGGGTCGTCGCCTTGCCCGGTCACGTTAGCTTCATTACGGTCAAGATTGCGCCGAAACCCGTTACGAAAATCCCAATAGACCATCGAAACAGCGTATTCGAGTGGGCCAGCATGTCCGTTCTCATCCGCTCCATGTCTGTTCTCAGTACACCCAGATCGTCACGCGTTGCTACATGCTCCAGTTTCTCCTCGATTCTGGTCAATCGGATCTTGATGTTGTCTGAACTGTAGTACAGATCGCCTTCGATCCGCCTGATGGATTCCGCGATTTCCCGTGAACTCATCCCGGTATTGCCGGTCCTGCGTTTGTTTTTTGAGTGGTTCATTTGCGTCTAGAGGCCCTCCCAATTACTTCTGTGTGTTCAGGTTAGCTTCAATACGGCCAAGATGACCCCCATGCAGGAAACAACAACGCCGATTGTCCATCGAAATTGCGTGTGAACTAGGGCGATCATTTCCGTTCTCAATTCTGCAAGGTCTTCCCGCGTGGCAAACGCCTTCAAATCTTCCTTTGTGGCAAATACCATCAGATCGTCACGTGTGACAAACGCTTTCAGATCATCACGGGTGGCGAATGCTTTCAGGTCGTCACGTGTGACGACACGCTCCAGCTTCTCCTCGATCCTGGTCAGGCGGATCATGATGTTGTCGGACCCGAAATACAGATCATCTTCGATCCGCCTGATGGACGCCTCGATTTCCCGCGAACTCATCCCGGTTCCGCCGGTTGGTCGTTTGCTATTTGGATTGTTCATCGCACCTGTCCTTTTGGGTTAGTATTGAGACTCATTGATCATACCGAATTGCAAACCGGGCGCGGACAACGCCTTCGGGTTGCATTCTGCTCTCTGACTCGCTCGTACCGAAGTCCACCTTGGAGGATCGGCGCCGTGAATCCTCCGGATCAACGCCCTATAAATGTTTCAGTAGTAACGCGCTCGAGATATCTCGTGTTTTACTTTATTTAAAGGCGGTTGGCACGGCGGAGATCATGTTTGCGATCATCTCATCGCATCACAAATACGATTTTGATTTTCTATAATTAAAATCTAAATTTGGTTTATATAAAATCCACTTGCGTTTATATGAACACTGATTTATCTTTTTAACGAAAGTGAGAAAGAACAACGAATCGTGGATATCCTATGACCAGCGATAGCGATTTGAATAAAGATACGGATCGGATTCCGAACCCGCGTTTACCCGCCCAGTGCCCGGGTTGTGCCGCGGCGGTGAAGGTCACCCGCCTGGACTGCACCGAGTGCGATACGGCCGTGATAGGCGGTTTCTACCTGCCTCCGTTAGCCCGGCTTGCCCCGGAGGATCAGGCCTTCGTGCTCTGCTTCCTCCAGACCGGCGGCAATCTCAAGGACATGGCCGAACACTACGGCGTCTCCTACCCCACGCTGCGGAACCGCCTCGATGACCTGGTCGAGCATCTGGATTCGCTGGCGGCGGCTGATCGACCAGAGGAAGAACTCGGCGAAGCAAGTAGCTTCTCGCAATAGATAGAAGGACGCCAGTCTTGGACGCTTCCCACACCCTCGATTCCCATAAACGCACGACTTCAGTCCAGCGCACGTGGCGCACATGGCTGTTCAATCCCTTCCACTACCTGGCCGGCGGGCCGGCGCTGGCCTGGGGACTGGCATGTATCGTCTTGACCGCCTGGCTCGGCGGCGCATTCGATTACCGATACACGGGCACGATTTCCTTCCAGCTTTCGACGCCGACGCCAATCTGGCTCGCCATAACGCAGGGCCTTACGGCGTGGATCATACCCAGCGCATTGCTCTACCTCGCCGGCCGCGGACTCAGCCGCAGTCGCGTGCGCCTCATCGACGTCTTCGGCACTCAGGCACTGGCGCGCGCGCCCGGCCTGCTCGTGGCCCTCATCGTGTTGTCACCGCCCTTTCGCGACCTCACGACCTCTCTGATTGCACAGGGTGCTTCTGATTTCTCGGTCGCACAGCTTGCTGGCCTCACTGCGATTGGTACGGTGATGGTGTTGCTGCTGGTCTGGATCGTGCTTCTGATGTACCGAGGCTTTGCCGTATCGTGCAATGTCGCCGGTGGCTGGGCGATCGGTACATTCATCGCCGCCATCGCCGTGGGCGAGGTGGCCACCGGTGCGACGGGACAGCTCCTGCAGGGCACCATCGCCCCT
This genomic window from Gemmatimonadota bacterium contains:
- a CDS encoding carbohydrate-binding family 9-like protein, with protein sequence MSDSPSPEIVPKTYTCYRTCGPIVIDGKLSDPSWIRAPRTDLFVDIEGDLKPIPRFGTRAMMLWDDEYFYVAADMEEPDVWGTLTKRDSIICHDNDFEVFIDPDGDTNHYMEFEINPLNAVWDLYLPKPYNKGGKADHDWDFEGVRHAVHIDGTVNCSHDVDRGWSTEIAFPWTSMAEYAGVDCPPKAGDSWRVNFSRVEWEFERYKDGYLRKEGVPCDNWVWSPQGEVNMHIPEMWGHVVFSDTVVGTAEM
- a CDS encoding DUF2089 family protein, which gives rise to MTSDSDLNKDTDRIPNPRLPAQCPGCAAAVKVTRLDCTECDTAVIGGFYLPPLARLAPEDQAFVLCFLQTGGNLKDMAEHYGVSYPTLRNRLDDLVEHLDSLAAADRPEEELGEASSFSQ